The Nostoc sp. 'Lobaria pulmonaria (5183) cyanobiont' DNA window CTTAATCCTTAAACGGAAGTGAAAAATTTGTAAAGGTATGCCTTCAAAGTATTGTATTTGGTTGATTAAAACAGAATTTATGAATCATAATTCAGCATGAAATTGGAATCCTAATGTCGAACCCGAAGAGCGGATGAATAAGTGGTGAAATATTGCGCTCAATCGTTCGAGTACAGTCTCTGATAGAAGAAGGAGAAGATTTAGCGGCCTCTAATTAGCGGCGATTCTGTAGCAAGATCCCGCAGGGTATCCGCCACTTTGTTGTTCTGAATTCCTCCTCAACTAGGGAAGACTTTTATTTCCACTCTGCTCAAGGATTGTGTAAATACTGATTGAAAAAATCTAAGTGGATAATACATTTTACTAATTAAAAATGCAAAGCAAAATCAAGAAGAATACAGAGTCAATCAGAATTCTCCTGTACATGGTCTATTTTACTGGTAATTTGCTGTAGTTCTTGAGAAAGTGACTGTAGCAGGAGTGATTGGGCTGAGTGTAAAAAGAAATGATCGCCCCTGAACATCTGTAGTGAGAATACAGCATTTGTCTGTTCGCGCCAAGCTTGAAGTTCATCATAATTAACCTCTTGATCCTGTAAGCCACCAAAAGCAGTAATAGGACAATCAAGTGGTGACTCGGTAGCATAGACATAAGTTTCTAGAACTTCAAAGTCTGCTCTTAGAATTGGGACAAGAAGTTGCATTAATTCGGCATTTTCCAGCAGTGCTTCGGGAGTACCATTGAGACGGCGTAGTTCTTCTATGAACTCAGGTTCACTTAGAGCATGGATAGGTGAATCTGGATCGGGAATTTGTGGAGCGCGGCGGCCGGAAACAAACATATGTACTGGTTCAAGACCGTACTGTTTGCGGAGTAAACGGGCTAGCTCAAAACTAACGATCGCTCCCATGCTGTGACCAAAGAAGGCGAATGGCTTATTTAAATGTGGAAGCAAGCCGGGAGCAAACTGATTCCTTGTCAGCGCTTGGGCGATCGCACCCACAAGAGGTTTTAGCCGCGAAAATGGGGCTGACTTCATCTGGGTTCCTCGTCCAGGAAGTTCAATAGAGCAAACTTCCACAGTTTTAGGTAGACTCTCAGCCCATCTGCGAAAAATTACAGAACTACCACCTGCATACGGGAAGCAGAATAAACGCACTGAAGCCTGAGGATTTGGTTTGGTATATGTTAGCCAGGAGTTAAATGTTTGTGTGGTTGTCATATTTTCATGTCGAAATTG harbors:
- a CDS encoding thioesterase II family protein, whose translation is MTTTQTFNSWLTYTKPNPQASVRLFCFPYAGGSSVIFRRWAESLPKTVEVCSIELPGRGTQMKSAPFSRLKPLVGAIAQALTRNQFAPGLLPHLNKPFAFFGHSMGAIVSFELARLLRKQYGLEPVHMFVSGRRAPQIPDPDSPIHALSEPEFIEELRRLNGTPEALLENAELMQLLVPILRADFEVLETYVYATESPLDCPITAFGGLQDQEVNYDELQAWREQTNAVFSLQMFRGDHFFLHSAQSLLLQSLSQELQQITSKIDHVQENSD